One genomic region from Roseofilum reptotaenium CS-1145 encodes:
- a CDS encoding eCIS core domain-containing protein, producing the protein MATKTKTQVPVTPTPAVPAKNALPTPKPFTEHIPLLETDTESATVQMTAMSEPPPNEQGKSPVLNYQGTGDRPTLSPLGYQFSQIDVAPRKINPALLQSQTEDEDRHKLRQDGTFETSQTVEKRIQAKRGKGQPLPNGTRSFMEDRFGNDFGQVRIHTDSTAVQLSQDLQAKAFTHGHDIYFNSGQYNPGSTSGKRLLAHELTHTIQQKGAKLKPKKVDQKTTKSNKISSETAQSTTEKPIKRKPLAQKIQRKQTAKGIEVNLKPLEGQIQRKTSMSGIDVNLKPLGSNVQPKQEYSGIDVNLKPLPKQIQQKPESEGNGIDVNLKPLTPKVQPKEEYSGIDVNLKPLAARIQRTPGKSIKIQPELIVGAPGDRYEQEADLMADRVMKASTPVQRDEEPEQQPDNTTLQSSPETLQRINGRPNRRRTKAIPYAAILGNQEESEDEQNVNITLKREEEAEESPAPPPEPQFPQVNTDEQNVNITLKPEPNPAIESPVEINDSPATVQADSDGSFQASSGIESKIKSKEGGGSSLPTETKGFMESRFNNDFSGVRVHTDSDAVQMNKDLGAKAFTHKKDIYFNSGQYNPGSTSGKHLLAHELTHTIQQTGPSVKTQPDVQKADDQDTEDETENKDTSTTPVEQKTEITEEDMDENEREKLAKRAEKTEKDVEKGKKDEQGKEEGDKEGKDKENQQEDVTPKDESELTTPDIKDELEQGLQPPVQGPPMPIMVPQVSSDQGDFSDPMQNPAFNAVKQQIEQQGDQFSSHDDPQKEVVETQESVVDPNKQDRDAKGKKTDTSSSLDPETFDREAFVQQLLAALGIEEPKNMKDVEGGGGVGSEVEGTVKDEVGGATTKAGGGMPESTQVPPDPTVETPKIVKEMPPVEDKIAVDEPPVNPELAVPPKTSNKDVEEPLKEQTENLEDTFGPIQPKLRVGGPQDKYEKEADSMADRVMQMGDRQSDPQPKVQPEVEPKRNKLKQAKLERTVDPHVMRAKSLAEMIQRSPQWIIQRKNSVEPQTIEQPNREITLTTENMETFGDMGGDKAIDSLKESKDFSEKGPEKFREEEQGTLTQTKTKNKEKAQQTKEQQKGVRTQTMVDMTTKKQETKGANEAARLKITAKLNKIYEESQAKVNGILAEMDAGVQARMKSGLKLARRAFERVQKAAFKKWQKNYYYHRHGIKIKILWKKFKIFNIFLWAKEKLFTGLPDEVNEIYSDAREVYVGFLRQSIGGTGDFNPTIKTKEVKSVLKITKGLYDQLDPIAPFVEKKMIEAKTAIDEGKTNFQAAVDELGPEEKQLAEGAIANIKGQFDGLENNVKAYQDNLINDITENYKQGLQEIDDRIEALKAANEGLVKKALAFIGDLMIAIIKALLAPIKWILSKFGIDTSILDAIIEDPGGFMKNLFTGLKDGFLNFAKNFPKHFLNGMVEWLFGNLGPITLPKKFDIQGFFQIFMQIMGLTVDSIFDVASGVFGSDLIGAIRSAIEGADIEGIIAGLDEKVGMVVQLFYTLVKDGIGKAWSFLIDIFNEMKMEFIKELTIMASIEVIKAATTWLIGILNPAAGIVKIIKAIVDVIIWFAQNYEQVVELIKTIFAGMTAIANGDTATFSLSVEMALARIIPIALGFMASLIGLGGIVNKIRGILEKITGFFRRKLEKLFQTVVAPIKKKIDELKAKAKEKYEAAKAKVKEKYESVKAKVKEKYESTKERVKSAFKSDKEETEEDRERKRQEAEYKRKLEQQKDEVKDMVSEGETSGERLIKTERNPKEVKQGLGGLEQSIEQGKEFATVGSLKVKQGFFDWNEYKLVGTIKKEKISKTSTSSGTVQRKTDKWKDKKNKLIVEDDSVSNEFVLKAKLMDESDVLPNLGRDLEKRARKDKDPDKIRPVLPKLKQQYDLTSIELNNKTGIFDRLAREVEYEIVAQVPKEETEASRKAAPGKLLNAPIQGNLEQAIQRSQGRGEPLSEPVRQPMEHAFGVDFSGVRIHRNSEGDRLSRSLNAQAFTTGKDIYFRKNTYRPDTPSGGHLLAHELTHVVQQSGDKPQVQRTPFFPDRLVQRQGDGPPPKPLASHGNNFTLIQRKKDDSDESEEGSSDFQRTATAVGVVAVGTAIKLHEARSRTKTDVDVYKDIDKKKGRLEVFVRVKRTTIKAKKQKMQAVAAGEEPGIPEFTRTLIAKHIETIVRQDPSPEVVQKKLAEVTLKFDLDLVKVVGFAAVGQSFEYKVLAQGNPRAVAQKKIEDMLKKMAKMSGPKQQQETVTEQDTPTEIPTETPAPDPTPDKTKTKKKSSQETQEGPSGTTSERPPTTTAPVKSQKAKTTKMKGSGQETDEGGPQQTLSAKTQIKPGGDPKTLFVTVRVDPEDKK; encoded by the coding sequence ATGGCAACTAAAACAAAAACCCAAGTTCCGGTCACTCCCACTCCCGCAGTTCCGGCCAAAAATGCTCTCCCTACACCGAAACCCTTTACTGAGCATATTCCCTTACTGGAAACCGATACTGAGAGTGCGACTGTACAAATGACGGCGATGAGCGAGCCGCCTCCTAACGAGCAGGGGAAAAGTCCAGTGCTAAACTATCAGGGGACAGGCGATCGCCCCACGCTATCTCCCCTAGGGTATCAATTTAGTCAAATTGATGTAGCTCCCAGGAAAATTAATCCGGCTTTGTTGCAATCTCAAACCGAGGATGAAGACCGACATAAATTGCGGCAAGATGGAACATTCGAGACCAGTCAAACAGTAGAAAAACGGATTCAAGCCAAACGGGGAAAAGGACAACCCTTACCCAATGGGACGCGATCGTTTATGGAAGATCGCTTTGGCAATGATTTTGGCCAAGTGCGAATCCATACCGATAGCACAGCCGTCCAGTTAAGCCAAGACCTGCAAGCCAAAGCCTTTACCCACGGTCACGATATTTACTTTAATTCTGGGCAATATAACCCAGGTTCAACGAGTGGGAAACGGCTTTTAGCCCACGAATTAACCCATACTATTCAGCAAAAAGGGGCGAAACTCAAGCCCAAAAAAGTCGATCAAAAAACGACTAAATCGAATAAAATCTCTTCGGAAACTGCCCAATCAACAACCGAGAAGCCAATTAAACGTAAACCCTTAGCCCAAAAGATTCAACGAAAACAAACAGCTAAGGGGATTGAAGTGAATTTAAAGCCTTTAGAGGGTCAGATTCAGCGTAAAACATCCATGAGTGGCATTGATGTTAACCTCAAACCCCTGGGCAGTAATGTGCAACCGAAACAAGAGTACAGTGGTATCGATGTTAACCTCAAACCGCTGCCGAAACAAATTCAACAGAAACCAGAAAGTGAGGGGAATGGAATTGACGTTAACCTAAAACCCCTCACCCCTAAGGTACAACCGAAGGAAGAATACAGTGGGATAGATGTTAACTTAAAACCATTGGCAGCTAGAATTCAACGAACACCAGGAAAGAGCATTAAGATCCAACCTGAACTGATAGTCGGTGCGCCAGGCGATCGCTACGAACAAGAAGCCGATCTCATGGCCGATCGAGTCATGAAGGCTTCTACTCCAGTACAGCGAGACGAAGAACCCGAACAACAACCCGATAACACCACCCTACAATCTTCCCCGGAAACCCTGCAACGGATCAATGGTCGCCCCAACCGTCGTCGCACCAAAGCCATACCCTATGCAGCCATATTAGGTAACCAAGAAGAAAGCGAAGACGAACAGAACGTTAATATCACTCTGAAACGGGAAGAGGAGGCAGAAGAGTCTCCTGCACCACCCCCAGAGCCTCAATTTCCACAAGTGAATACCGATGAACAGAATGTTAATATTACTCTCAAACCCGAACCTAACCCAGCCATTGAATCCCCTGTAGAAATCAATGATTCACCCGCTACTGTGCAAGCCGATAGCGATGGGTCATTTCAGGCCAGTAGTGGCATAGAAAGCAAAATCAAGAGTAAAGAAGGGGGCGGTTCCTCCTTACCCACAGAGACCAAAGGCTTCATGGAATCCCGCTTTAATAATGACTTTAGTGGGGTTCGGGTGCATACCGACAGCGATGCGGTGCAAATGAACAAAGACCTAGGAGCCAAAGCCTTTACCCACAAGAAAGATATTTATTTTAATTCTGGACAATATAACCCCGGTTCTACCAGTGGGAAACATTTACTGGCCCACGAACTCACCCACACCATTCAACAAACGGGCCCCAGTGTGAAAACTCAGCCGGATGTTCAGAAAGCAGACGATCAAGACACGGAAGATGAAACCGAAAACAAAGATACCAGTACAACGCCAGTAGAGCAGAAGACTGAGATCACTGAAGAGGACATGGATGAAAATGAACGGGAAAAACTGGCTAAGAGGGCAGAAAAGACAGAAAAAGATGTAGAGAAAGGCAAGAAAGACGAGCAAGGGAAGGAAGAGGGAGACAAGGAAGGGAAGGATAAGGAAAATCAGCAAGAAGATGTCACCCCGAAGGATGAGAGTGAGTTAACGACACCCGATATTAAAGATGAACTAGAACAGGGCCTGCAACCTCCAGTGCAAGGGCCTCCGATGCCGATTATGGTGCCACAGGTTTCTTCGGATCAGGGTGATTTTAGCGACCCGATGCAAAATCCGGCCTTTAATGCCGTTAAGCAACAAATTGAACAACAGGGCGACCAGTTTTCGAGCCATGACGATCCGCAAAAGGAAGTGGTGGAAACCCAGGAATCGGTGGTTGACCCGAATAAACAAGACCGGGATGCGAAGGGGAAGAAAACGGACACTTCATCGAGTTTAGACCCGGAAACGTTCGATCGCGAAGCCTTTGTGCAACAACTTTTAGCCGCATTGGGTATTGAAGAACCCAAGAACATGAAAGATGTTGAAGGTGGGGGTGGAGTCGGATCGGAAGTTGAGGGAACCGTTAAAGATGAGGTAGGAGGGGCGACGACAAAAGCGGGAGGAGGGATGCCGGAGTCTACCCAAGTGCCTCCCGATCCTACGGTGGAAACGCCCAAAATCGTTAAGGAAATGCCGCCTGTCGAGGACAAGATAGCGGTTGATGAGCCGCCGGTGAATCCAGAACTCGCAGTTCCACCAAAGACTTCTAACAAGGATGTTGAAGAGCCGTTGAAGGAGCAAACGGAGAATTTAGAAGATACCTTTGGCCCCATTCAACCGAAGTTGAGGGTTGGAGGGCCTCAAGATAAGTACGAGAAGGAAGCGGACTCGATGGCGGATCGGGTGATGCAAATGGGCGATCGCCAAAGCGATCCGCAGCCGAAAGTGCAGCCGGAAGTTGAGCCAAAACGAAATAAGTTAAAGCAGGCCAAACTAGAGCGAACCGTCGATCCCCATGTGATGCGGGCAAAATCCTTAGCTGAGATGATCCAGCGATCGCCCCAGTGGATCATCCAGCGCAAAAATTCTGTTGAACCCCAAACCATCGAGCAGCCCAATAGAGAGATTACCCTGACCACCGAGAACATGGAAACCTTCGGGGATATGGGGGGCGATAAGGCGATCGATAGCTTGAAAGAGTCCAAAGACTTTAGCGAAAAAGGGCCCGAAAAGTTTCGCGAAGAGGAACAGGGAACCCTCACCCAGACGAAAACCAAGAACAAGGAAAAAGCCCAACAGACCAAAGAGCAACAAAAAGGCGTTCGCACCCAAACCATGGTCGATATGACCACCAAAAAACAAGAAACCAAGGGTGCAAATGAAGCGGCTCGCCTCAAAATTACCGCCAAACTGAATAAGATTTACGAAGAATCCCAAGCCAAAGTAAATGGTATCCTGGCGGAAATGGATGCCGGAGTCCAAGCACGCATGAAGAGCGGCTTAAAGTTAGCTCGTCGAGCCTTTGAAAGGGTGCAAAAAGCTGCGTTCAAAAAATGGCAGAAAAATTATTACTATCATCGCCACGGTATTAAGATTAAAATTCTCTGGAAAAAATTCAAAATCTTCAATATCTTTCTCTGGGCGAAAGAAAAACTGTTTACCGGTCTACCTGATGAAGTCAATGAGATCTATAGCGATGCCAGAGAAGTCTATGTCGGTTTCTTAAGACAATCCATTGGTGGCACAGGAGACTTTAACCCAACCATAAAAACGAAGGAAGTTAAAAGTGTCCTGAAAATCACCAAAGGGTTGTATGACCAACTCGACCCCATTGCTCCGTTTGTGGAGAAGAAAATGATCGAAGCCAAAACTGCCATTGATGAAGGAAAAACTAATTTTCAGGCAGCCGTGGATGAGTTGGGGCCAGAAGAAAAGCAACTGGCGGAAGGTGCGATCGCGAATATTAAAGGACAGTTTGATGGTTTAGAAAATAACGTTAAAGCTTATCAAGACAACTTAATTAATGATATCACCGAGAACTACAAGCAAGGTCTGCAAGAAATTGATGACCGCATTGAAGCACTCAAAGCTGCCAATGAAGGATTAGTCAAGAAAGCCCTCGCTTTTATTGGGGATTTAATGATCGCCATTATCAAAGCCCTATTGGCTCCCATCAAGTGGATACTATCCAAGTTTGGCATTGATACCTCGATTTTAGATGCCATTATTGAAGACCCCGGTGGATTTATGAAAAATCTATTTACCGGACTCAAAGATGGTTTTCTCAATTTCGCTAAGAATTTCCCCAAACACTTCCTCAATGGGATGGTTGAGTGGCTATTTGGTAATCTTGGCCCGATTACACTGCCGAAAAAATTTGATATTCAAGGCTTTTTCCAGATCTTCATGCAGATCATGGGTCTAACCGTTGACTCGATTTTTGACGTAGCGTCTGGCGTTTTTGGCAGCGACCTGATTGGTGCAATTCGGAGCGCGATCGAAGGAGCCGATATTGAGGGAATAATTGCCGGTTTAGATGAAAAAGTGGGCATGGTGGTTCAGTTGTTTTATACCTTGGTTAAAGATGGTATTGGCAAAGCCTGGTCATTCCTGATAGATATCTTTAATGAGATGAAAATGGAGTTCATCAAAGAACTGACCATTATGGCAAGCATTGAAGTAATTAAAGCGGCAACCACTTGGTTGATTGGGATTTTGAATCCAGCCGCCGGAATTGTGAAAATCATTAAAGCGATTGTCGATGTAATTATTTGGTTTGCCCAGAACTATGAACAGGTGGTTGAGTTAATTAAAACGATTTTTGCGGGAATGACGGCGATCGCCAATGGAGACACGGCAACCTTCTCTCTGTCCGTGGAAATGGCTTTGGCTCGGATTATTCCCATTGCCTTGGGATTCATGGCAAGTCTGATTGGTCTGGGAGGTATTGTTAACAAGATTCGTGGTATTCTAGAAAAAATTACCGGATTTTTCCGCAGAAAATTAGAGAAGCTATTCCAAACTGTGGTTGCTCCCATCAAGAAAAAAATTGATGAGTTAAAAGCCAAGGCGAAGGAAAAATATGAGGCGGCTAAAGCCAAGGTGAAAGAGAAGTATGAGTCAGTCAAGGCTAAGGTGAAAGAAAAGTATGAATCGACTAAAGAGAGAGTCAAAAGTGCGTTTAAGAGCGATAAAGAGGAAACAGAAGAAGACCGGGAACGCAAGCGCCAAGAAGCAGAATATAAGCGCAAACTAGAGCAGCAAAAAGATGAAGTCAAGGACATGGTTTCCGAGGGGGAAACCAGCGGCGAACGGTTAATTAAAACGGAACGCAATCCCAAGGAGGTCAAACAAGGGCTAGGCGGACTCGAACAATCGATAGAACAAGGTAAAGAGTTTGCCACGGTTGGTAGTCTCAAAGTTAAACAAGGGTTCTTTGATTGGAATGAGTATAAACTGGTTGGAACGATCAAGAAAGAAAAAATTTCTAAGACCAGCACAAGCAGTGGTACAGTGCAACGGAAGACAGATAAGTGGAAAGATAAGAAAAATAAGCTGATTGTGGAAGATGATTCGGTCAGTAATGAGTTTGTTCTCAAAGCCAAATTGATGGATGAATCGGATGTTTTACCCAATTTGGGTCGGGACTTGGAGAAAAGGGCCCGTAAAGATAAAGACCCGGACAAAATCAGGCCAGTTTTACCCAAGTTGAAACAACAGTATGATTTAACCTCAATTGAATTGAATAATAAAACGGGGATTTTCGATCGCCTCGCCCGTGAGGTAGAGTATGAAATTGTCGCCCAGGTGCCCAAGGAAGAAACGGAAGCGAGTCGCAAAGCTGCCCCCGGAAAACTCCTCAATGCGCCCATTCAGGGGAATCTGGAACAGGCCATTCAGCGATCGCAAGGTCGGGGCGAACCCTTGAGCGAACCCGTGCGCCAACCCATGGAACACGCCTTTGGGGTAGACTTTAGTGGAGTCAGAATTCACCGCAACAGTGAAGGAGATCGACTCAGTCGCTCCCTCAACGCCCAAGCCTTCACCACTGGAAAAGACATCTATTTCCGTAAAAACACGTATCGTCCCGACACCCCCTCTGGAGGTCATTTACTCGCCCACGAACTCACCCACGTCGTTCAACAGTCGGGTGATAAACCCCAAGTCCAGCGTACTCCCTTCTTCCCCGACCGCCTCGTACAGCGCCAAGGAGACGGGCCACCCCCCAAACCCCTAGCCAGTCATGGGAATAACTTCACCCTTATCCAGCGCAAAAAAGATGATAGTGATGAGAGTGAAGAAGGCAGCTCGGACTTTCAACGCACAGCCACCGCTGTTGGAGTGGTTGCCGTCGGTACAGCCATAAAGCTCCACGAAGCTCGCTCTCGCACTAAAACTGATGTTGATGTTTACAAAGACATTGACAAAAAGAAAGGTCGCCTAGAAGTATTTGTGAGAGTCAAACGCACTACAATAAAAGCTAAAAAACAGAAAATGCAAGCCGTTGCAGCAGGCGAGGAACCGGGCATTCCCGAATTTACCCGCACCCTGATTGCCAAACATATCGAAACCATTGTCCGTCAAGACCCCAGCCCCGAAGTGGTGCAGAAAAAACTGGCCGAAGTGACCCTCAAATTTGACCTCGATCTGGTCAAAGTTGTTGGCTTCGCTGCCGTTGGTCAAAGCTTTGAATATAAAGTCCTGGCCCAAGGAAATCCTAGAGCCGTTGCCCAGAAAAAAATCGAAGACATGCTCAAAAAAATGGCTAAAATGAGCGGCCCCAAACAACAGCAAGAAACGGTTACTGAACAAGACACCCCCACAGAAATTCCCACAGAAACCCCAGCCCCAGATCCCACCCCTGACAAGACAAAAACCAAGAAAAAATCCTCTCAAGAGACTCAAGAAGGTCCCTCAGGAACGACCTCAGAGAGACCCCCAACGACCACTGCACCCGTAAAATCGCAAAAAGCTAAAACGACCAAAATGAAAGGCTCTGGGCAAGAAACCGATGAGGGTGGCCCCCAACAAACCTTGAGTGCTAAAACTCAAATCAAACCTGGAGGCGATCCTAAAACCCTCTTTGTCACGGTTCGCGTCGATCCCGAAGACAAAAAATAG
- a CDS encoding Uma2 family endonuclease produces MPLTLQLQQLDIPPGQRLLIHDLNWEEFEQFLIELGEKRASRIAYSHPTLEIRMPLAKHERAKSFIGDMVKILLEELEIDFECFGSTTFKRKKMGFGLEPDDCFYIDHHQQMIGKDRIDLAIDPPPDSAIEVDVTSKTQTDAYLRLGVPELWIYGENELKMYVLEDGEYKPIEQSKSFPEFPIADWVKEGLKRSYEIGRSPALREFRQQIRLLENSNDLNSLASNSIAMLT; encoded by the coding sequence ATGCCTCTAACGCTCCAGCTCCAACAACTCGATATTCCCCCGGGTCAAAGACTCCTCATTCATGACCTAAACTGGGAAGAATTTGAGCAGTTTTTAATTGAACTGGGAGAAAAACGTGCCAGTCGCATTGCTTACAGTCACCCTACTTTAGAAATCAGAATGCCCCTAGCAAAACATGAACGAGCTAAATCTTTCATTGGAGATATGGTCAAGATTTTGTTAGAAGAACTTGAGATCGATTTTGAATGCTTTGGATCGACTACATTCAAACGTAAAAAAATGGGATTTGGACTTGAGCCTGATGATTGTTTCTATATCGACCATCATCAACAAATGATTGGCAAAGATCGGATTGATTTAGCTATCGATCCGCCTCCTGATTCGGCGATTGAAGTTGATGTTACCTCTAAAACTCAGACCGATGCTTATCTCCGCTTAGGGGTTCCAGAATTGTGGATTTATGGCGAAAATGAACTAAAAATGTATGTTCTAGAAGATGGGGAGTATAAGCCAATTGAACAGAGTAAAAGTTTTCCAGAGTTTCCAATAGCAGATTGGGTGAAAGAGGGGTTGAAAAGAAGTTATGAGATAGGACGAAGTCCTGCCTTACGGGAATTTCGGCAACAGATTCGACTTTTGGAGAATTCCAACGATCTCAACTCATTGGCATCCAACTCGATCGCCATGTTAACATAG